AATTTCAATCAATATTTAATATGAATGAATTGATGATTTTAGAATTTTAAGATTTGAATATTTTAAAAATTTATAAAAAAAAGAGCCCACAATTTAATGTGAACTCTCTTTTTAAATTCTTTTTAACTTACGAAAAATTGAATTTTATTGTTGTTCGTAGCTCTTAAGTTCTTCAGCAGAAACATAACGGCTAGAAATACGTGCAGCTTTACCACGAAGTTTACGAATATAGTAAATTCTTGAACGACGTACTTTACCGCGTACTTTAACATCAACATGGTCAATAAGTGGAGAATGAACATAGAAGTTACGTTCAACACCAATACCGCCGGAAGACATTTTACGAACTAAGAAAGTAGAATTTGTTGTCCCTTTACGGAAACGAATTACTGTACCTTCAAAAGATTGAAGACGGTATTTAGGAGTTCCGTCTTTTTCAGCACCTTCTTGGATTTTAACCCAAACGCAAACTGTATCACCAGCTTTAAAGCTTGGTAATTGTTTTGCACGCATGTGCATGGATTCAAAAGATTTTAAAATAGGATGTTTCATTAGTATCACCTATAGCGAGAATTGCCTTAAGTCGGTTTCTCTAAAAAAATTCAAAAAAAAATAACCGAAATGGTCGGAGCGACAGGACTTGAACCTGCGACCTCTTGCACCCCAAGCAAGTGCGCTAGCCAGGCTGCGCTACGCTCCGAGTCCAAGACAATAATTACTTAGATAAAGCAGCCATTGACTTTTTAACAAGAGTTGCAAATACAGCATCATCGTGAACAGCTATTTCAGATAGTTGTTTACGATCAAGTGTAATATTTGCTTTTTTCAAGCCATTCATGAATTTGCTGTATGGCAAACCATGGGATCTGGAAGCTGCGTTAATACGTTGAATCCAAAGTGAACGAAAATCACGTTTTTTAACTTTACGGTCACGGTAAGCATAACAAAGTGCTCTACGAACAATTTGAATTGCAGTACGGTAAAGTCTACTACGAGCTCCACGGTAACCTTTAGCTAACTTAAGAACTCTTTTATGACGACGACGAAGTTTAAAGCCACGCTTTACACGAGCCATTGTATGACCTCCTAGAGAATGATGGCGCTGTCTGATTTAGACAAACCTTAGATAGCCATTCATCTGTTTAAAACAAACTTACATATACCAAATCTAACTAAATAGATGAGTGTTTTATGGACTTTTTAATTTC
The genomic region above belongs to Silvanigrella paludirubra and contains:
- the rplS gene encoding 50S ribosomal protein L19, translating into MKHPILKSFESMHMRAKQLPSFKAGDTVCVWVKIQEGAEKDGTPKYRLQSFEGTVIRFRKGTTNSTFLVRKMSSGGIGVERNFYVHSPLIDHVDVKVRGKVRRSRIYYIRKLRGKAARISSRYVSAEELKSYEQQ
- the rplT gene encoding 50S ribosomal protein L20, coding for MARVKRGFKLRRRHKRVLKLAKGYRGARSRLYRTAIQIVRRALCYAYRDRKVKKRDFRSLWIQRINAASRSHGLPYSKFMNGLKKANITLDRKQLSEIAVHDDAVFATLVKKSMAALSK